In a single window of the Thermus amyloliquefaciens genome:
- a CDS encoding FtsW/RodA/SpoVE family cell cycle protein codes for MDPTLLLSSLLLMAFGLLGVGVAEPGLLPDHLLRIGSALLAMGLGFLLPPGRLLRHARLLLLITLGLLLLVLAVGNGPGGVRRWLDLGPLNFQPSELAKVALVFYLASFVGRKGNDYPIVGAAALVGLTAGLVLVEPDFATALFLVTLAGLLFILAGVPWRRLIMVSLAGALALAPFSGVYFARFRYVSERFTNFLDYLQGEASPTQTAYQVLQAQKALILAGPFGQGPSGDLPHLPEAHNDMVFASVVFATGWLGGLMVLLLYALLFARGLSVALKLPGPLGLVALGLTLYLTLQAALNIGVTVGFLPVTGVPLPLVSYGGSSLLVSGFAVGALMRLAREVPRKEVQPWSS; via the coding sequence ATGGACCCCACCCTCCTCCTGAGTAGCCTCCTCCTCATGGCCTTCGGCCTCCTTGGGGTGGGGGTGGCGGAGCCGGGCCTTCTCCCTGACCACCTGCTTCGCATCGGCTCGGCCCTCCTGGCCATGGGCCTCGGCTTCCTTTTGCCCCCTGGAAGGCTCCTCCGCCATGCCCGCCTCCTCCTACTCATCACCTTGGGCCTTCTCCTCCTGGTGCTTGCCGTGGGGAATGGGCCGGGCGGGGTGCGGCGGTGGCTGGACCTGGGACCCCTGAACTTCCAGCCCTCGGAGCTGGCCAAGGTGGCCCTGGTCTTCTACCTGGCCTCCTTCGTGGGGCGGAAGGGAAACGACTACCCCATCGTGGGGGCCGCAGCCCTGGTGGGCCTCACCGCGGGGCTGGTGCTGGTGGAACCCGATTTTGCCACCGCCCTCTTCCTGGTGACCCTGGCCGGCCTCCTCTTCATCCTGGCGGGGGTGCCCTGGCGGCGGCTCATCATGGTGAGCCTGGCGGGGGCCTTGGCCCTGGCTCCCTTTTCCGGGGTGTACTTCGCCCGTTTCCGCTACGTCTCCGAACGCTTCACGAACTTTCTGGATTATCTTCAAGGAGAAGCCAGCCCCACCCAGACCGCCTACCAGGTCCTGCAGGCCCAGAAGGCCTTGATCCTGGCCGGACCCTTTGGCCAGGGGCCCTCTGGCGACCTGCCCCACCTGCCCGAGGCCCACAACGATATGGTCTTCGCCAGCGTGGTCTTCGCCACGGGCTGGCTGGGGGGGCTCATGGTCCTTTTGCTTTACGCCCTCCTCTTCGCGCGGGGCCTCTCCGTGGCCCTCAAGCTCCCCGGGCCCTTGGGGCTGGTGGCCCTCGGCCTCACCCTTTACCTCACCCTGCAGGCCGCCCTCAACATCGGGGTGACCGTGGGCTTTCTGCCGGTCACGGGGGTTCCGCTTCCCCTGGTGTCGTATGGGGGAAGCTCCCTTTTGGTCAGCGGCTTCGCCGTGGGCGCGCTGATGCGCCTGGCCCGGGAGGTGCCCAGGAAGGAGGTGCAACCGTGGTCCTCCTGA